The Heyndrickxia vini genome contains a region encoding:
- the licT gene encoding BglG family transcription antiterminator LicT, whose product MKIKKILNNNVVISENECNQEIVVMGRGLAFQKKVGEIFDSAKVEKTFVLETQGISEKLARLLRDTSELYLNIASKIMDYAQSHLPYKLDEYLYVALTDHLSFAISRYKQGIHLKNPLQWEIRKYYKQEYQIALKALEIIENETNITLGEDEAASIALHLVNSQLSGENMAAAVQITEMVNTILNIVKYHFKMELDENSVNYERFLTHLRFFAVRFVRKEKLDETVDPFFFDQIQLKYPNAFECTKKIAAYLNNQFNWELTKDEEVYLTVHIHRVTNRQKMKEGSD is encoded by the coding sequence ATGAAAATTAAAAAGATATTAAACAATAATGTCGTTATATCTGAAAACGAATGCAATCAGGAAATTGTCGTCATGGGCCGGGGACTGGCCTTTCAAAAAAAGGTCGGGGAAATCTTTGATTCTGCTAAAGTTGAGAAGACCTTTGTTTTGGAGACGCAAGGAATTTCAGAAAAGCTTGCAAGGTTATTGAGGGATACGTCTGAACTATATTTGAACATCGCTTCAAAAATTATGGACTACGCACAGTCTCATCTTCCTTACAAACTAGATGAATATTTATATGTTGCGTTGACTGATCACTTAAGCTTTGCGATTAGCAGATATAAACAAGGAATTCATTTAAAAAATCCATTGCAATGGGAAATTCGGAAATATTATAAGCAGGAGTATCAAATTGCACTAAAGGCGCTCGAGATTATTGAAAACGAGACAAACATAACATTAGGAGAGGACGAGGCTGCTTCAATTGCCCTTCATTTAGTTAATAGTCAGTTATCAGGCGAGAACATGGCGGCGGCTGTTCAAATTACTGAGATGGTAAATACAATTCTGAATATCGTAAAATATCATTTCAAAATGGAGTTAGACGAGAATTCAGTGAATTACGAACGGTTTTTAACCCATCTTCGCTTCTTTGCTGTTCGCTTTGTTCGCAAAGAAAAACTCGATGAGACCGTCGATCCGTTCTTTTTTGATCAAATTCAATTAAAGTATCCAAATGCTTTTGAATGTACGAAAAAAATCGCCGCTTATTTAAACAATCAATTTAATTGGGAATTAACAAAAGATGAAGAAGTTTATTTAACGGTGCACATCCATCGAGTTACAAACCGTCAAAAAATGAAGGAAGGATCCGATTAG
- a CDS encoding beta-glucoside-specific PTS transporter subunit IIABC codes for MKYEQLAKDIIENVGGKENVNSVVHCITRLRFKLKDEGKANTEVLKNMEGVVTVMKSGGQYQVVIGNHVPDVYKTVVEIGGFQNQSPVEEEGDKKKQGVFNSFIDIISGIFTPTLGVLAATGMIKGFNSLFVALGWISDKSGTYQILNAVGDALFYFFPIFLGYTAMKKFGGSHFIGMAIGAALVYPTLSGLMAGDPLYTLFAGTMFESPVHITFLGIPVILMSYSSSVIPIIISTFVAAKFEKWLKKVIPDVVKMFLVPFFTLLIIVPLTFIVIGPIATWAGQLIGQLTLWLIGLSPIIAGIFLGAFWQVFVIFGLHWGLVPIAINNIMVMGQDTILSLIFGATFAQIGAVLAIMLKTKDKKLKSLSIPAFISGIFGVTEPAIYGITLPRKRPFIISCIASAIGGGIIGAFKVKGYIMGGLGIFAFPSFIHPKEGITMDLWGAAIGALVAFILGYILTALFGGKEKKHEEAVAPTTPQKQATGHLKNEIISSPFTGDVKSLSELKDAAFASGALGKGVAIEPSEGKLVSPASGTVSALFPTNHAIGITTDQGAEILIHIGMDTVQLDGKYFSAHTTQGARVEKGQLLIEFDIDKIKEAGFLLTTPVVVTNHEHYHSVLTTENQVKAGNRLIELQVK; via the coding sequence ATGAAATATGAACAACTAGCTAAAGACATTATTGAAAATGTTGGCGGCAAAGAAAATGTAAATAGTGTTGTCCATTGCATTACCCGTTTACGCTTTAAATTAAAAGATGAGGGGAAAGCAAATACAGAGGTTCTCAAAAATATGGAAGGCGTCGTTACGGTCATGAAAAGCGGTGGACAATATCAAGTGGTCATCGGCAATCATGTGCCTGATGTGTATAAAACAGTTGTAGAGATCGGCGGCTTTCAAAATCAATCACCAGTTGAAGAAGAGGGAGACAAGAAAAAGCAAGGCGTGTTTAATAGTTTCATCGACATCATTTCTGGTATCTTTACTCCGACATTAGGGGTATTAGCAGCAACAGGGATGATTAAAGGATTTAACTCCTTATTTGTCGCATTGGGCTGGATTAGTGATAAATCCGGAACGTATCAAATTCTAAATGCAGTTGGCGATGCCTTGTTCTACTTCTTCCCAATCTTCCTTGGCTATACTGCAATGAAAAAATTTGGGGGAAGTCATTTTATTGGAATGGCGATAGGGGCTGCGTTAGTCTATCCAACGCTATCGGGGTTAATGGCAGGTGATCCGTTATACACCTTATTTGCTGGAACGATGTTTGAATCACCAGTCCATATCACGTTTCTAGGTATTCCAGTCATATTAATGTCTTATTCTTCATCAGTAATTCCAATTATTATTTCAACCTTTGTTGCAGCGAAATTTGAAAAGTGGTTGAAAAAGGTTATTCCTGATGTTGTAAAAATGTTTTTAGTTCCATTTTTCACATTACTTATCATAGTTCCGCTTACATTCATTGTCATTGGACCAATTGCTACATGGGCAGGACAGCTTATCGGACAACTTACCCTTTGGTTAATTGGTTTAAGTCCAATTATTGCAGGGATTTTCCTTGGAGCATTCTGGCAAGTATTCGTTATCTTTGGTCTGCACTGGGGCCTTGTCCCGATTGCAATTAATAATATAATGGTCATGGGTCAAGATACAATCTTGTCATTAATTTTTGGAGCTACATTTGCACAAATTGGGGCAGTCCTTGCCATTATGCTTAAAACTAAAGATAAAAAATTAAAATCTTTAAGTATTCCAGCGTTTATTTCCGGTATTTTTGGTGTGACAGAGCCGGCGATATATGGTATTACGCTTCCAAGAAAAAGACCGTTTATCATTAGCTGTATCGCTTCTGCTATCGGCGGAGGAATTATCGGTGCCTTTAAGGTAAAGGGATATATTATGGGTGGTCTTGGCATATTTGCCTTCCCGAGCTTTATTCATCCAAAAGAAGGAATTACAATGGACCTTTGGGGGGCAGCCATCGGAGCTTTAGTAGCGTTCATTCTAGGTTATATTCTAACTGCCTTATTTGGCGGAAAAGAAAAAAAGCATGAAGAAGCTGTTGCACCGACGACGCCACAAAAACAAGCAACAGGTCATTTGAAAAATGAAATCATTTCAAGTCCATTTACTGGTGATGTTAAATCTTTATCTGAACTAAAAGACGCCGCATTTGCATCGGGCGCACTTGGAAAAGGTGTCGCGATTGAACCGTCAGAAGGTAAATTGGTTTCACCTGCTTCTGGTACGGTTTCAGCATTATTTCCAACCAACCATGCGATTGGGATTACAACCGATCAAGGTGCAGAAATTTTAATTCATATTGGAATGGATACTGTCCAGTTGGATGGGAAATATTTTTCCGCCCATACAACACAAGGTGCTCGCGTTGAAAAGGGGCAACTGCTTATTGAGTTTGATATAGACAAAATTAAAGAGGCGGGCTTCTTATTAACAACACCAGTAGTTGTGACAAACCATGAGCATTACCATTCAGTCTTAACGACTGAAAATCAGGTGAAAGCAGGCAACCGATTGATCGAGTTACAGGTTAAATAA
- a CDS encoding 6-phospho-beta-glucosidase → MTKNSFPKDFLWGGALAANQVEGAYLEGGKGLTTVDLMPTGKKRWDIAIGNVESFEPMEGEFYPSHVAIDFYHRYKEDIALFAEMGFKALRVSISWARIFPNGDDQEPNEAGLKFYDDLFDELLKHGIEPVVTIAHFDVPIHLVEAYGSWRNRKLVELFETYSKTIFKRYKNKVKYWMTFNEINMLLHLPFIGAGLVFNEGDNKLQIQYQAAHHQLVASALAVKACHEIIPDAKIGCMLAAGMTYPYTCNPDDVYKAMEKDRESFFFIDVQSRGEYPGYAKRFFKDNGLTIEMEPGDEELLKNGTVDYIGFSYYGSRATSTDPEILKQISSGNVFASVENPYLEKSEWGWPIDAKGFRITANQLYDRYQKPLFVVENGLGAADVVTAEGEVIDDYRIEYLRKHIAAMGEAIQDGVEMIGYTSWGPIDIVSASTGEMKKRYGYIYVDRDNEGNGSLNRMKKKSFDWYKNVIATNGENL, encoded by the coding sequence ATGACAAAAAATTCATTTCCTAAAGATTTTTTATGGGGGGGTGCCCTTGCTGCTAATCAAGTAGAAGGTGCCTATCTTGAAGGTGGTAAAGGATTGACAACAGTTGATCTTATGCCAACAGGAAAAAAACGATGGGATATTGCAATAGGGAATGTCGAATCCTTTGAACCTATGGAAGGTGAATTTTATCCTTCTCATGTAGCAATAGACTTTTATCACCGTTATAAAGAAGATATTGCTCTCTTTGCAGAAATGGGATTTAAAGCGTTGCGTGTGTCAATATCCTGGGCAAGAATTTTCCCAAATGGAGACGACCAAGAACCAAATGAAGCGGGATTGAAGTTCTATGATGACTTGTTTGATGAACTCTTAAAGCACGGAATTGAACCGGTAGTGACAATTGCCCATTTTGATGTACCTATTCACTTAGTTGAGGCGTATGGAAGCTGGAGAAATCGTAAATTGGTTGAGCTTTTTGAAACATATTCGAAAACAATTTTTAAGCGATATAAAAACAAAGTGAAATACTGGATGACGTTTAACGAGATTAATATGCTCCTTCACTTGCCGTTTATTGGAGCTGGACTTGTGTTTAATGAAGGGGATAACAAACTGCAAATTCAATATCAAGCAGCCCACCATCAACTCGTTGCCAGTGCTTTAGCGGTGAAAGCGTGCCATGAAATCATCCCGGATGCCAAAATTGGTTGTATGCTTGCTGCGGGAATGACCTATCCGTATACGTGTAACCCGGATGATGTTTATAAGGCGATGGAAAAAGATCGGGAGTCCTTTTTCTTCATTGATGTCCAGTCACGCGGTGAATATCCAGGGTATGCAAAGCGATTCTTTAAAGACAATGGATTGACCATTGAAATGGAACCTGGGGATGAAGAATTGTTGAAAAACGGTACCGTGGACTATATCGGTTTCAGCTATTATGGTAGCCGTGCCACAAGTACTGACCCGGAAATTTTAAAACAAATATCAAGTGGAAATGTGTTTGCCTCTGTTGAAAACCCTTATTTGGAAAAATCCGAATGGGGCTGGCCAATCGATGCGAAAGGATTTCGGATTACTGCTAATCAGTTGTATGACCGTTATCAAAAGCCATTGTTTGTGGTGGAAAACGGGCTTGGTGCAGCAGATGTAGTCACTGCTGAAGGAGAAGTTATTGATGACTATCGGATTGAGTACTTAAGGAAACACATTGCGGCAATGGGAGAGGCGATTCAGGACGGAGTAGAAATGATTGGCTACACTAGCTGGGGACCAATTGACATTGTCAGTGCTTCTACTGGAGAGATGAAAAAGCGCTACGGATATATTTATGTAGATCGTGATAATGAAGGAAACGGTAGCCTAAATCGAATGAAAAAGAAAAGCTTTGATTGGTATAAAAATGTCATTGCTACGAATGGTGAGAATCTTTAA
- a CDS encoding glycoside hydrolase family 1 protein, whose amino-acid sequence MDTNAKKFPESFLWGGATAANQLEGGFHDGNKGMNIADVLPGGKERLTILQSPGFDFQIDESKYSYPNHEAIDFYHRYKEDIALFAEMGFKAYRMSIAWTRIFPNGDELEPNEEGLAFYDRVFDELHKYGIEPVVTISHYEMPVNLVKEYGGWRDRKVVTFFERYVNAIFTRYKNKVKYWMTFNEINSGLIMPIMGLGFAIHKEEDRFQGTFQAYHHQFVASSIAVKACHELIPDAKIGCMILFAPVYSYDSNPENVMYALQEENVFNYFCADVQVRGEYPTFIKRYFKEHNINLDIREGDLELIKKHTVDYIGFSYYMSRTEKKDKGTQENIQGNIMSGVKNPFLKASDWGWEIDPIGLRISLNKLYGRYQVPLFVVENGLGAYDKVEEDGSINDDYRIDYIREHIHAMGEAVEDGVELMGYTSWGCIDLVSASTGEFEKRYGFIYVDKHDDGSGTLERKKKKSFYWYKDVIASNGEKL is encoded by the coding sequence ATGGATACGAATGCTAAAAAATTTCCCGAATCTTTTTTATGGGGAGGAGCAACAGCGGCAAACCAATTGGAAGGTGGATTTCACGATGGAAATAAAGGAATGAATATTGCAGATGTGCTTCCGGGAGGAAAAGAACGTTTAACAATCCTACAGTCACCGGGATTTGACTTCCAAATCGATGAAAGTAAGTACAGTTATCCGAATCATGAGGCGATTGACTTTTACCATCGATACAAAGAAGATATCGCATTATTTGCTGAAATGGGCTTTAAAGCATATCGGATGTCCATTGCATGGACAAGAATTTTTCCAAATGGGGATGAATTAGAACCAAATGAAGAAGGATTGGCCTTCTATGATCGTGTTTTTGATGAGTTGCATAAATATGGTATTGAACCGGTTGTCACTATCTCCCATTATGAAATGCCCGTTAATTTAGTAAAAGAATATGGAGGCTGGAGAGATCGTAAGGTTGTTACATTCTTTGAAAGATACGTGAACGCTATTTTTACCCGTTATAAAAATAAAGTGAAATATTGGATGACGTTTAATGAAATCAATAGTGGTCTAATTATGCCGATTATGGGGTTGGGTTTTGCTATCCATAAGGAAGAGGACCGTTTCCAAGGGACATTCCAAGCTTATCATCATCAATTTGTTGCTAGCAGTATTGCAGTAAAAGCTTGTCATGAATTAATCCCAGATGCCAAAATTGGTTGTATGATTTTATTTGCACCTGTTTATTCTTATGACAGTAATCCGGAAAATGTGATGTATGCACTGCAAGAAGAGAACGTATTTAATTATTTTTGTGCAGATGTTCAAGTACGTGGTGAATATCCAACATTTATTAAACGTTATTTCAAGGAGCATAATATTAACTTAGATATTCGTGAAGGCGATCTTGAACTGATTAAAAAGCATACAGTAGACTATATCGGTTTTAGTTACTACATGTCCCGGACCGAGAAGAAAGACAAGGGGACACAAGAAAATATACAAGGTAATATTATGTCGGGAGTAAAAAATCCATTTTTAAAAGCGAGTGATTGGGGTTGGGAAATTGATCCAATCGGATTAAGAATATCATTAAATAAACTATATGGAAGATATCAAGTACCCTTATTCGTTGTTGAAAATGGGTTAGGAGCGTATGATAAAGTAGAGGAAGATGGCTCTATTAATGATGACTACCGAATTGATTATATCCGTGAACATATTCATGCAATGGGTGAAGCCGTTGAAGATGGTGTAGAGTTAATGGGATATACTAGCTGGGGATGTATTGATTTGGTAAGTGCTTCAACTGGAGAATTCGAAAAGCGCTATGGTTTCATCTATGTTGACAAGCATGATGATGGAAGCGGAACATTAGAGCGCAAGAAGAAAAAATCTTTCTATTGGTACAAAGATGTTATTGCATCAAATGGTGAAAAGTTATAA
- a CDS encoding lactonase family protein, producing MSKSSSSLTGYVGTYTKGDSVGIYKFSLDTEQPEIKDVQVAAKLGNPTYLTISEDNRYLYSVIKDGESGGVAAYSISGETGELTYLNSQLTEGASPCHVSVDNENNHVVTANYHKGTVELYEVNSENGMVAPASSTIQHEGSGPNKERQEKPHVHYSGFTPEGKYIAVIDLGIDKLITYANNDGVLEEVSCLSLTPGSGPRHLEFHPNGKHAYLMTELSSEVITLSYDSENGTFEEIQSLSTIPADFTENNQGSAIHVTTDGRFVYVSNRGHNSIAVFSVNQESGELTFIEHTSTEGDWPRDFELDPSERFVVASNQESGNLVLYTRDETTGKLTLIQSDISVPFPVCVKFLND from the coding sequence ATGAGTAAATCGAGCAGTTCTTTGACTGGTTATGTTGGTACGTATACAAAAGGTGATAGTGTTGGTATTTACAAATTTTCTTTAGATACTGAACAACCGGAGATTAAAGATGTACAGGTAGCTGCCAAACTGGGCAACCCTACATATTTGACCATTAGTGAGGATAATCGGTATCTCTATTCTGTTATCAAAGATGGAGAGTCAGGTGGTGTAGCCGCTTACTCTATTTCAGGTGAAACAGGTGAATTAACATACCTAAACAGTCAGCTAACTGAAGGGGCCTCTCCTTGCCATGTTAGTGTTGATAATGAAAATAATCATGTAGTTACAGCCAATTATCATAAAGGAACAGTTGAATTGTATGAAGTAAACAGTGAAAATGGCATGGTTGCTCCGGCATCATCAACCATTCAACATGAAGGATCCGGTCCTAATAAAGAAAGGCAAGAAAAACCACATGTCCATTATTCGGGTTTTACACCTGAAGGAAAGTACATTGCTGTAATTGATTTAGGAATCGACAAATTAATTACATATGCAAACAATGATGGTGTACTGGAAGAAGTGAGCTGTTTATCTCTAACTCCGGGAAGTGGACCGAGACATCTCGAGTTTCATCCAAATGGAAAACACGCCTATCTAATGACTGAGCTTAGTTCAGAAGTGATAACTTTATCTTATGATAGTGAAAATGGCACCTTTGAGGAGATTCAATCCTTATCTACGATTCCGGCTGACTTTACGGAAAACAATCAGGGCAGTGCAATCCATGTCACAACTGATGGCCGTTTTGTCTATGTTTCTAATAGAGGACATAATAGCATTGCCGTCTTTAGTGTCAACCAAGAATCAGGGGAACTGACATTTATTGAGCACACATCTACTGAAGGGGATTGGCCTAGGGATTTTGAGTTAGATCCATCTGAACGATTTGTAGTGGCTTCTAATCAGGAGTCAGGGAATTTGGTGTTATATACAAGAGATGAAACTACAGGAAAGTTAACGCTTATCCAATCCGATATTTCCGTTCCTTTTCCCGTGTGTGTGAAGTTTTTGAATGATTGA
- a CDS encoding HAD hydrolase-like protein, producing MNILWDFDGTLFDTYPGYTKILSHVLGDSVDKQEIYEKLKISYSHALEYYNISPAQEEEINHLRKQLLPKDSKPFEHVEEILKFANKNVIMTHKHRKGVLAILEYYGWSKYFVEMVTIDDGFPRKPNAAAYIHLHSKHKIDLAIGDRELDLLPAKELGISTCIFQGQSKVADYHLRDYSEFFTIDFTSEKVKS from the coding sequence TTGAATATTTTGTGGGACTTTGACGGAACATTATTTGATACATATCCTGGGTATACAAAGATCCTTTCTCACGTTTTAGGTGATTCGGTGGATAAACAAGAAATCTACGAAAAGTTAAAAATTTCGTATTCCCATGCACTTGAATATTACAATATTTCGCCTGCTCAAGAGGAAGAAATTAATCATTTAAGGAAACAATTATTACCTAAAGATAGTAAACCTTTTGAACATGTAGAGGAGATCTTAAAATTTGCAAATAAAAATGTAATTATGACACATAAGCATAGGAAAGGCGTTTTAGCCATTTTAGAATATTATGGATGGAGCAAATACTTTGTTGAAATGGTTACTATCGACGATGGATTTCCCCGTAAACCTAACGCGGCAGCATATATTCATTTACATTCAAAGCACAAAATCGATTTAGCTATTGGGGACAGAGAATTAGACTTATTGCCCGCAAAGGAATTAGGAATTTCAACGTGCATTTTTCAAGGTCAAAGTAAAGTAGCCGATTATCATTTACGGGATTACTCGGAATTTTTTACGATCGATTTTACGAGCGAAAAAGTAAAAAGCTGA
- a CDS encoding TetR/AcrR family transcriptional regulator gives MIHTDKNLDKRVRRTKLQLKQAFIRLMEEKNYEQITVTDIVNRADYNRATFYRHYNFKEELAEEMITDKTTALVETFKHPYKRKNMIHLNSLSSSDIIVFDHIMENKDFYKLWGKFQSIPGFEESFLHSIAKFIKKDITLLTPQDPNLDNNLYTTFYANGILGLILDWIKNGLEPHPDYMAKQLVKIIDYYPAESFISTKGHSPPTFLQ, from the coding sequence ATGATACACACGGATAAAAATTTGGATAAACGGGTGCGCAGAACCAAATTGCAATTAAAACAGGCTTTTATTAGATTAATGGAGGAAAAAAACTATGAACAAATTACTGTGACAGACATCGTGAACCGTGCCGATTATAACCGTGCAACCTTCTATCGTCACTACAACTTTAAAGAAGAATTGGCCGAAGAAATGATTACTGACAAAACAACAGCGCTCGTAGAAACCTTCAAACATCCTTACAAAAGGAAAAATATGATTCATTTAAACTCTTTATCCTCATCAGATATCATCGTATTTGATCACATTATGGAAAATAAAGATTTCTATAAACTATGGGGGAAATTTCAATCAATCCCTGGATTTGAGGAATCCTTTTTACACTCTATTGCAAAGTTCATCAAAAAAGACATTACTCTATTAACACCACAAGATCCTAATTTGGATAACAACCTTTATACAACTTTTTATGCCAATGGTATTTTAGGTTTGATATTAGACTGGATAAAAAATGGACTTGAACCGCACCCCGACTATATGGCAAAACAACTTGTAAAAATTATCGACTATTATCCAGCTGAGTCATTTATATCAACAAAGGGTCATTCCCCCCCTACTTTTTTACAATAG
- a CDS encoding FAD-dependent oxidoreductase, whose product MDKQWDSSFDVVVVGSGAGGLTAALTAKLHGLSAIVVEKTELFGGSTSKSGGTVWVPNNFYLEDAGVGDSYEQASAYLDATVGDRVPQYLKDAYLVRGPEMIKYLHENTEHVRWEYTPGYSDYYPELPGGKPSGRAIEAQLFNLHKLGKDEKSMRKSGLPTKGMVLKSSEFHKVNMITRTWIGKKTSLKVGMRLIRTKLSSYNPATLGEALVARLYASLKEAGGKVWLSTPFHDLVYENNRVTGIIAEQNGRKINIEARHGVIFASGGFSHNQKLREKYLPQPSETEWTLSSEGQTGDVIGASRKLGAKLDLMDKMWGTPTSIPPGSPAFMPVAERATPGLIIVNSEGERYLNESVPYHEFVDKMYENNKGSATTIPSWMIFDHTVKKRYLVFGIMPGQAFPKTWIETGYTKVAETPEDLAEKIGVPPKKLAATIARFNKLAKDGHDQDFQRGVSAYDRYYGDPTLNNPNLAPLEKAPFYAIPIYPGDIGTKGGLVTDNLARVLHENGQHIQGLYATGNCAAAVMGETYPGPGATIGPAMVFGYIAASEMAAVAARLKEA is encoded by the coding sequence ATGGATAAACAGTGGGATTCCAGCTTTGATGTTGTAGTCGTTGGTTCTGGAGCAGGTGGATTAACCGCAGCATTAACTGCAAAGCTACACGGTCTTTCAGCTATTGTTGTAGAAAAAACGGAGCTTTTTGGCGGCTCGACGTCTAAATCGGGTGGCACGGTGTGGGTACCAAATAACTTCTATTTAGAAGATGCCGGTGTAGGTGATTCGTATGAACAGGCAAGTGCATATCTGGATGCAACCGTGGGTGATCGGGTACCTCAATATTTAAAGGATGCGTACTTGGTAAGAGGTCCCGAGATGATAAAATACCTCCATGAAAATACGGAACATGTCAGATGGGAATATACCCCTGGGTATTCAGATTATTATCCGGAGTTGCCTGGCGGAAAACCTAGTGGGCGGGCAATCGAAGCCCAACTTTTCAACCTTCATAAACTGGGCAAGGATGAAAAAAGTATGCGTAAATCTGGGCTCCCAACGAAGGGAATGGTATTGAAGTCAAGCGAATTTCATAAAGTAAATATGATTACGCGGACATGGATTGGGAAAAAGACGTCATTGAAAGTAGGCATGCGTCTTATTCGTACGAAGCTAAGTTCTTATAATCCGGCTACACTTGGTGAGGCACTCGTTGCCCGGTTATATGCTTCACTTAAAGAGGCGGGTGGGAAGGTTTGGCTATCTACTCCATTTCACGATCTTGTATATGAAAATAATCGTGTTACTGGCATTATTGCCGAACAAAATGGAAGAAAAATAAATATAGAAGCCCGTCATGGTGTCATTTTTGCATCAGGTGGATTTTCGCACAATCAGAAGCTCAGAGAAAAGTATTTACCCCAACCATCCGAAACGGAGTGGACATTATCCTCTGAGGGACAAACGGGCGATGTTATTGGTGCTAGTCGTAAATTAGGAGCAAAATTGGACTTGATGGATAAGATGTGGGGAACACCAACATCAATCCCTCCAGGTTCCCCCGCATTTATGCCTGTGGCAGAACGGGCAACTCCGGGGTTAATTATTGTAAATAGTGAAGGGGAACGTTATTTAAATGAATCGGTTCCTTATCATGAGTTTGTAGATAAAATGTACGAAAATAATAAAGGTAGTGCAACAACAATCCCATCTTGGATGATTTTTGATCATACGGTGAAAAAGCGGTATCTCGTTTTTGGCATCATGCCCGGTCAAGCATTCCCAAAAACTTGGATTGAAACAGGTTATACGAAAGTGGCGGAAACGCCAGAAGATTTAGCAGAAAAAATCGGTGTACCACCAAAGAAACTAGCAGCAACTATTGCTCGATTTAATAAGCTCGCTAAGGATGGACACGACCAAGATTTCCAACGTGGTGTAAGTGCTTACGACCGCTATTATGGTGACCCAACGTTAAACAATCCTAATTTAGCCCCGCTGGAAAAAGCACCATTCTATGCGATTCCCATTTATCCTGGGGACATTGGGACAAAAGGTGGGCTAGTCACGGATAACCTTGCAAGAGTCCTTCATGAAAACGGACAGCATATCCAAGGCTTGTACGCTACTGGAAATTGTGCTGCAGCTGTGATGGGAGAAACTTATCCAGGACCTGGTGCAACAATAGGACCGGCGATGGTGTTCGGTTATATCGCAGCAAGTGAGATGGCTGCAGTAGCAGCAAGACTTAAAGAAGCATAG
- a CDS encoding AAA family ATPase yields MIYLKSFKLSPHTVNNPNAYPYNVFKNISEEVFVFNNITVLYGNNGSGKSTLLNIIANKLDITGAEEFTNRDYPLDYMLNCSYSLGENQGDGESSQLPPNSLYIKSEDILYEIKKIQQEAVLKEGYLYQHAKLGYTKEHLEKLKESSQMYKQIEIMKFANEKYSNGETSMQIFDEYLVPNGLYLLDEPETSLSPTNQIQLAEEINKLVRFFNCQFIIATHSPFMLGTLDAKIYNLDAPFLRTSRWSELENVRFFYDFFKERKNEFE; encoded by the coding sequence ATGATATATTTAAAAAGTTTCAAACTTTCCCCCCATACAGTCAATAATCCAAATGCATATCCATACAACGTGTTCAAAAATATATCTGAAGAAGTGTTTGTTTTTAATAATATTACGGTTTTGTATGGGAATAACGGTTCCGGCAAGTCCACATTACTAAATATAATAGCAAACAAGCTGGATATTACGGGGGCTGAGGAATTTACAAATCGTGATTACCCGTTAGATTACATGTTGAATTGTTCATATAGCTTAGGGGAAAATCAGGGTGATGGGGAGTCAAGCCAATTACCTCCTAATAGTCTGTATATCAAAAGCGAAGATATTTTATATGAAATCAAGAAGATTCAGCAAGAGGCAGTTCTTAAGGAAGGTTATCTGTACCAACACGCTAAATTGGGGTACACTAAGGAACATTTGGAGAAGTTGAAAGAGTCCTCGCAAATGTACAAACAAATCGAAATTATGAAGTTTGCCAATGAGAAGTATTCTAACGGAGAGACATCCATGCAGATATTCGATGAGTATCTTGTCCCGAATGGATTATACCTACTCGATGAACCCGAAACATCTCTTTCACCAACAAATCAAATTCAGTTGGCGGAAGAAATCAATAAACTAGTAAGATTCTTTAACTGTCAGTTTATTATAGCGACTCATTCTCCATTTATGTTGGGGACACTAGATGCAAAGATTTATAATCTTGACGCTCCCTTTTTGCGAACGAGTAGATGGTCTGAACTTGAAAATGTAAGATTTTTTTACGACTTTTTCAAAGAACGTAAAAATGAATTTGAATAA
- a CDS encoding DUF3784 domain-containing protein — protein sequence MGVAILIILIPFLTFAIILSKGKGAFLIAGYNTKSDSEKALYDEVALCKFMGKTMYGISFSILLFALSEMWDKQVLFIIGLILILTIIIFALVYTNTGNRFKKKV from the coding sequence TTGGGAGTTGCTATTCTTATTATTTTAATCCCCTTTTTAACTTTCGCTATCATTCTATCAAAAGGAAAAGGAGCATTTTTAATTGCAGGTTATAATACAAAGTCTGACAGTGAAAAGGCTCTATATGATGAAGTAGCTTTGTGCAAATTTATGGGGAAAACCATGTATGGTATTAGCTTTAGCATATTATTATTCGCATTGAGTGAGATGTGGGATAAACAAGTTTTATTTATTATAGGTCTTATTTTAATTTTAACTATTATTATTTTTGCATTGGTGTATACAAATACAGGAAATAGATTTAAAAAGAAGGTTTAA